Within Lolium rigidum isolate FL_2022 chromosome 5, APGP_CSIRO_Lrig_0.1, whole genome shotgun sequence, the genomic segment GGGCCCCGGACTTCTTCGACCTGTCCCTCGTCGACGGGTTCAACGTGCCGATGAGGTTCCAGCCCCTAGACGGCGCTCCGTGCCGTTCCGCCAGCTGCGCCGTGGACATCACGAAGGAGTGCCTGCCGGAGCTGCGGGTCGCCGGAGGGTGCGCCAGCTCCTGCGGCAAGCTGGGCGGCGACACCTACTGCTGCAGGGGCCAGTTCGCGGTCAACTGCCCGCCGACCTACTACTCGATGTTCTTCAAGAGGAAGTGCCCCGAAGCATACAGCTACGCCAAGGACGACCAAACCAGCACATTCACCTGCCCGACCGGAACCAACTACCAGATCGTGCTCTGCCCTTAGATAGATGATACCGATAAACAAGTTAGCATGTAGTCCTATGCAAGGTAGCATCGATCATTTGTATTGTATGTGATGtgcaacatagcatgcacatggcTGTATCTCGATCAGTAAACGCAAAGTAGCATCTGTGATTCTCAGAGAAATTCACATTGGACCTCGGGGTACATGCATGGAGCCTtttattttgtcaaaattttaaaacttgattttgaagtttcaaaaaaatgtggggAAAAATATGGACATAGATAATGCTGTACTATGTACTAACTAACATATAAAATCTCAACCCGAAACTTTATAGTTTTAGCtgaacaaaaatgacaaaatcggaCTGATTTTGgaggttttaaaatttgaactgtTCACTAGTTAAGatttcagattttgtcatttttgtgtagcccaaaatGCTGTGTATTTTGATTTgagattttatttttttcctgTTGGTAGATTACAGTATTTCCTAAATCTAAATTTCTTGCTCATATTTTTCAAAACTTTGAAACCCTGTTTTTAAGTTGTTCATAAAAGGGGCTACATGGAGCCAATGCTCCAGAACGCTCCACACTCGTTTTTTTGATTGTGTTTTTAGTTTCTCGCAATATTATGGTTCTCCCTCCATGAATCGGTGAAATGGATGGTTGTTCGTAATTTTAGCGAAGTCGTTGTTTCTTTGCCACTTCACTCCATTAGGACTGAATAACCTATCATCTGTTTGACTAGTTTTATCACACGTGGATCTCACCTCGCTTTTTTGTTAATTTTGACCTTTAGCCCTACTAGAGAGACCCACCACGACAAAAGTAGAAAGCTAGCATCCATACTCTATTCCTTCCGCCGCCATTCTTCCGTCACTCACCGTAGTGCAACTCTCTAGGACTTACCATAGATTAACGTCCTCCACAGAGGACGTATCGGGACTCTTGTGCCCTCCCTCCTGGGACGTTTGTCTTGTTCTCTGTCATGTTCTAGCGGCAGGAAATGATGTGTGCATGAGCGATGTTCGTCACCGAACGCCTTCAACAGTTGATGTGAAGCGGATTTGGGTGCGGATATGGATCATGCACGTATGGAGATTGTGGGTGTGGCGGCACGCAGTCAGTGCTCGCAGGAGTAAAGATTTGCAGCTCTGGAGCCCCATGAATGTCCACAAGAATTCATGTCCATAGCTCTCCTGACCTAACTCTAGCTTGgtggtgccgcctttgggggacgtcgttcACAGCCGCGTCCCTAAAAGGCGCCCCCAAAAATAATtttcaacaaaacaaaataaatatcgTCGTGTTTGCAAAAGGAGTAGTTCCTGCCATAGTCGTCGCGGTCGAGGTTCTAGCCATAGTGGTCACGATCAATATTATAAACCTTGATACAAATAAAGCCTAGAAGAACAGGTCGGGGTTGTTTACAACGTCGACAGTGCCTCTTCAATCGGCTAAGGCTTGTCCATCATGACGTCCTTATGTCGGTGTCGATGTACTTGTCGCTAGCGATGTCATCACTGGTCTACTCGTCAATGTCGACGCTTACACCGTCACGGATGTAGCTATTGAAGCCGCTATTGACGCTGATGCAGCTGTCGATGTTGATGCTGATGTAGGAGTCGCTGCTATTTGATAAGATATTTCTTTCAAGATCATGTCGCGGTAGAACATGAGCGCCTCCAACACATGGGGATACATTCCCTTCGTGTCGACGGTAAATATCATGAAGTCCTCTTTCCGTTTCTTCATGGCTATGCTCTCCTTTTCGATCAAGATCTTCTATTCTTGCTTCAGCAGCAACACCTTCCACCTCTCGTCGATCATCGTGCCGCACATGAGCAGGTTTTCGGAAACATCAGCGAGGCACTTGTTAATTGACGTTTGGACCCTGTGGGCTATCATTTTTTCAAGTGTGATGACCTTGGTCGCCTTTTCACCGGTACGGCGTTCCGCCGAGGTTGCGAGCGGCGCTTCCAGATCAATGATGCCATGTTTGTCCTTCACCAATTGTATGTGCGTCAACCTCCACTTCTAACTCTCCTTCAGCTTGGTGTAGCAATGCAACACGATGAACTATTTGTCATCGTTTTTTCGACTAGTACAAGGCAAGAGCCTTGTCCAAGAAATTGCAAAGACATCAATGCAGAGCTGCTAACGACACGGTCCCGAGGCGACGGCGTGGACACCAACCTAGGTACACGGCCGACAGACAACTTCTTTAGCTACGGCCCCTTCTCTCTAGTTAGTCGCTCCCCGCCTCTTCCACTCACCTCCCTTTACTAGGGTTTCCCGGACGCTGTCGGCGTCCACCTCCCTTCCTCCGTTCTTGTTCAGATTTGGAGGAGGATGTGTCTGTGTTGGCTCTTAAGCTTTTGATATGCTCAACTATTCCCTTCCATCGTGATTTGGTTCTCAAACATGTTTAGAATAATTGTTGCCATACAAATTTATCATGTCTAATATTAGGAGTTCAACGGTAAATTGATATATCTCAGTATGCTTAGGAGTTCTGTCAGATCTCATCATTTTAATCTTTGTTCTCTAGTGGGCCCTACATTGCAGCCACTTTTTTGTACTGATTATGATCAACTGTTTTACGATTTTCTCACTGTtttgagatttctgtcacttaatGCATGAGGAAGCCCCACAAATTGCTACTGCGGTTCTTATTCATGCTCGTCTagcattcaaatttttttttgactAGTGATGAACCGGTGAAAATGAGGAAAATTTGACTTTGTTCATGCTAGTCGATGCTTACTTGTGGCTATGCATCATCATGTGAGATTAGATTTTATGGTTGATGATTGAAATGATAATATGGGTATGTAACACTTCTTTTCTGCACTTCCTTATTTCTAACATGATCCGATCAGCACATGGTTCTTTCAACTTCAATCCATTAAGTGCTATTGGTTTGATGTGTTTTCTCTAAACAACTAGCATGATATGATGTCTCTAAACAATTAGCTATTGTCTACTGTCACACCGCTTGGTACCAATATCGTTTCTAGGCAAACGGAATTGTGTAGTAGTGAGGATGATGTTTGTAGTATTAAAATCCAGAAATAATATCACAGAGAAGTTTAATAANNNNNNNNNNNNNNNNNNNNNNNNNNNNNNNNNNNNNNNNNNNNNNNNNNNNNNNNNNNNNNNNNNNNNNNNNNNNNNNNNNNNNNNNNNNNNNNNNNNNcgcaccatggctgccgtgcgccactactacttagcagtggcgcaccacaaaatggtgggccactcgttacaaatgtagtagtggcgcaccttgtttgtggtgcgccattactaattcccggcaggaggccagctcccacccaaaactaatagtggcgcacgtctcgcatggtgcgccaccgctacatggcttacttatagcgcatgtctttgtggtgcgccaccgctaggagGTGGCCGTGGCCCTTCggagatgagggctttagcaatggcgcactcgcttggtgcgccactactaggtatggcgcaccgccgacatggtgcgccaccgctaagttgGGCAGTGGGCGTGGGTTTACAGGTAACAGGTGAGCGAAGGGCGCACCACTTAGCAaaggcgccattgctatgtcaccctagcaaagggcgcacggctaggtggtgcgccaccgctaacccgggaccatttcccgcttttcaccctccactcacatgtgccacccactttccccaaacactcttccaccaccacctcccaccaaatctggatctggtcgtgttggccctccttcccacctcattttcacctcttcattcaccaaaattaagttggtaaacttaattttcttcataggtaactaatggtgaagctttcttagctcaataccctactcaatctcaactttttacctcatccaacactctaggtctcgccgtatcggtaactttgttggttttatgctttgtgtgtgaacggttccgatcgtcttgcacacacgtcatgcacatatgttatgtgcgaagctcgatgatatcatgtgtacgtgcgcatgctcgaaaagcgtcacgtgcatgtgtgttgtatgcgaagcctccgcggatccacatgtgtgttgtatatgcgaagcctccacacatgtgttgcatgtgtttttgtttgcagggatttgaaatgcgatggagttgccaatattttgccgaaacgttgattcatttccgtttcgacgaatgttgggcatactacgcatatacatgtcctatttttaggaaggtcatgccaaaattttcttttggtatgctaagatatccattttctctatatccgtaggcgaccatggtccgcatgatgagcgaaggcgttgtggctaggtttttgaaagccgcgacggacgagatgattagaaataaccaaaaggagataagatgtccgtgtcgaagatgcaagctaacgagccttatggaccctaaagccgatatggtgcgggaccaccttctcatgcgtggtttcatggatggctatcggtgggaaggcgacgaagatgattatgaatttgtccatgggaattcaacaagaagtaaggaaggccgaggtgatcaggatgtagaagatctcgggcatgatcaggatgtagaagatcccggagatgatgatgaccacaatgtaggagatcctggactctgatgatgaggaagatcaagatggaggtcatcatgacgatcatgaagatgaagacgatgaaccatcgtcgatggaccggGTGCggtgacccttatcttcaagagctgcttctcagcgtacgagtaacgcaagagctgccgcccgagagaaagccaagatggatcaaccggaggtagacgccgttactccattgtatgaaggatgcaggccggaggatacccgctcgaaagtaacgctcatggctcgggagatgaaggtaaagcacaaaatgaccgacacatccttcaacgacaacatgtcattctcggcaggaacgtcttcccaaaggtaacacgtgtccgactactatcgaggaggccaagaaaatcgtgtgtcctctggatttaccgcatgtgaaataccatgtgtgcttgaacgattgcatcatttatcggaacgagcacgcagagtgtaccatatgtccggagtgcggcgtcagttggtacaagaaggggaagaaagctcctcggaaggtggtgtggtactttccaatcactcctcgtctgcagcggtatttcgcggatcctaagcaagcaaagctaatgcgctggcacgcggagatgaggaagggagaagatgacgcagatgatccaaagaaaaagaaaaaggacaggatgttgagacacccttcggatgctagccagtggaatgcgttgaacctcgagtacccggaatttggggacgatcctaggaatatAAGgccgggcgcgagcaccgatggagtcaatccgtttggcagccgcagcagcacgcatagcacctggcccgtgtttgtgtggatgtacaacctccccccggttgtgcatgaagaggaagtacattcaaatgagtatgctaattgaagggccgaaacaaccagggaacgatatcaatccgtatatggggcttcgaaagaggagctagccacgctatgggacacgcctgccaatacgtgggacgccgccgcggaagaatatttccctatgagagccgcaatgctcacgacggtgcacgactttctcggttacgcctGCCaataggtggtccacggattcaatgcatgcgtaaggtgcatggacgacacaacgtaccgccagcaagatagagatcccgggtcctcgaaaacggtgttcatgggacatcgaaggtggcttcgcgaggacgacccatggaggaaacgcaaggatctgttcgatggtgaagacgaaccccgaagacggccacgtacgagaagcggcgagcaaatagacgagctattgaaaaattggaaagagtgcccaccgccgggaaagaagcgaaaggcgccggagccgccgcttaaggtatggaagacgaggtctcgttttccgggacttgccgtaccggaagatcctccgtgtgcctcacagccttgatgtcatgcacatcacgaagaacgtgtgcgagagtctgcttggtaccctcctcgaacatgccagagaagaccaaagatgggccgaaagcaaggtacgacttgcaatcaattgggatcgtggaggagcttcacgcgggacgccctaatgatgatgatgacgatgacgatgatgaggcggaggacacgcaaagtcgtcgcaagggaaaaaatgccaaaaagattgaatattactgcccccgcgtgcttcactctaagtcgaaggagatcgagcagtttttcgactcgtctcctaggagtaaaacttccctacggttacgcggggaagataagcagtacctagacaaagcgaagcgtaggttcagcgggatgaagtctcacgaccgtcacgtgccgatgacgcagatacttccggttgcaatccgtgggatcatggacgcgcacgtccgtgaaacgctttttggcctatgcaactttttcgacgtcatctctcgaagtccgttggcgtgaggcaacttagaaggctacaggaagagatcgtggtgataccgtgcgagcttgagatgtacttcccgcccgctttcttcgacgttatggtgcatccgccggtacatatcgtggaggatatcatccaaccggggccgacgttcccgcacaagcatgatgccgttcgaaaggatgaatggtgtcatcaaagggtacgttcgcaacagggcacgtccggacggaagcatagccaagggctttctcgaccgaagagtgcatctccttctcgcacgagttatctagaaatcgagaaccccgttggcctcgcccgtaaacaggcatctcgggaagctcgccggatggggtcaccgcgacggtagccgcgaaatgcatgtcgacttcaagggtcgaatcgccgactttgaaagagcaaacctagtcgcgctacaacacatagacgtggtcgatccttgggtggtagagcacaaaaccttcatcgcaaagacgtacagtgatcagggccaacagaggacggacggagatataatcaaagagcacaactcaaccttcacgcggtggttcaaggacaagatgctgacgtaccctatagacgaggattcttctacggaagaaaaactcatattcgccttgtcacgggcgccgaacacaacccgatgacatttcgagcgtacgatatcaacggctacacattctacaccgaggaaaaggacatgaagagcgattatcgaactccgggtaacgatggagtcctacaccggtgacgccgcgcgagatactacggaaagatcgaggagatccgggagctgagctacgccggagagaatgtgccgatgttccgtgtcggtgggccaagaacgtcataaaagaagaccggcatttcaccaccatggttatacccgaagccaaatccaagacagcgggcgcaaaggtcaccgcgaaatatgagccatgggtactagcttcccaagtggaccaatgcttcttcattaccgacccgcaaaagcccagccgtgttgtcgtgaggagaggcaaaaggagcatcatcggaatggatggagccgccaacgagctagactttgaccaagcacggcgatccgaagatggaagatgacgacgacgatgatgaagaaccatacacaacaagaagaagcaggaccaccctacctaaaggccgtccattcaagagaagaagtctaggagttccggggctaaattattcaaccgcgagaaagaagggcaagaagattgtgaaaagataattatgtatcattttattgtatgaataatggatgtcatattgttaatctacacattgtaccgatcaaaatagacatataatttatatttttggatattttctagattctatagtattttaaatattctacataattataattatttatgccttttattttggtgtattatgctattttggatgtttattatagtgttaaatcaatttaaaaagaaaaggaaaaaaatggggccgccgTGGTTCGAACTCCGGCCGGcagggtttggcacaaaccaaccagggacagagccgTTGCGGTACTAAGCGGGATATGTCAATCCCCCCGCGTTATTGTTTTGACCCGTACATAAAGagcggtggcgcacccctagaggtgcgccattgctaagcctcatagtggcgcacccctagaggtgcgccattgctaaggtgTCAGGGGACTTAGAAATTTCCCCTTCTTCCCCCGTCCCGACCAGATCCCACCTGAccacccctccccttcttcccctgagcgacgccgccgtccctcgatctgcctcgcgctgccacccctccccttcttcctctccgccggcgacgccctgcgCCCATTCACCACTGCGCCCTCCCACCTTCTCCTGGATCTTCGAAGCCACCTGCTCGCCCTCCATTCCCCACTGTGGCCAGATTGGGATTTCCCCACCTGCTCGCCGTACTCGCCGCAACACGTCGTGGAGCACCGGCAAGAGAAGCGCACCTTCGACCGTT encodes:
- the LOC124657812 gene encoding pathogenesis-related 5 protein Cup a 3-like — translated: MASSRVLQQIALLLLVAAAATHAATITVVNKCSYTVWPAALPGGGVRLDPGQTWPLTMPAGAAAARVWPRTGCTFNGSGVGRCITGDCAGKLACAVSGEQPTTIAEYTLGKDGAPDFFDLSLVDGFNVPMRFQPLDGAPCRSASCAVDITKECLPELRVAGGCASSCGKLGGDTYCCRGQFAVNCPPTYYSMFFKRKCPEAYSYAKDDQTSTFTCPTGTNYQIVLCP